The Filimonas lacunae genomic sequence TTTTTATCGAAGGCATGCGCCAGCTGATTGATATTGAAAGTGACTGGATTCCTGCTTTGAAAGAACACTCCATGTATATCCGTCCGTTTATGATTTCAACAGACGCGATGCTGGGTGTAAAACCTTCTGAAACATATAAATTCCTGGTGATATTAAGCCCCGGTGGTCCTTACTATGCCCAACCGATGAAAATAGCGGTGGAAGAACAATATACACGTGCTGCTCCGGGTGGGGTAGGTTTTTCTAAAAATGCCGGTAACTACGGTGGAAGCATGAGAGCTGCTACGGATGCAAAAGCACAAGGTTACGACCAGGTGCTGTGGACTGACGCTGTAGAGCATAAGTGGTTACAGGAAGTGGGTATGATGAACGTGTTTTTTGTAATTGATAATGTAGTAGTGACTCCTTCTCTGGAAGAAGGTACTATTCTGGAAGGTGTTACCAGGGCTACTGCTATTACGTTAATGAAAGAAGCAGGTTACAAAGTAGAAGAAAGAAGAGTGAACATTGACGAGCTGGTAGAAGCCTACAAAGCCGGCAAGTTTACCGAAACTTTTGGTACAGGTACTGCTGCGGTAATTGCCCCTATCAGAGAATTGAAATACAAAGATTTTGTAATGGAGTTTGATATTAACAATTTCAAAATTTCTCCTGAGGTAAAAGCAACTTTAGCTTCTATTCGTGAAGGTAAAACTGCTGATACCCACAATTGGTTGTTTAAGATCTAAGTCTGATACTGCTAAAAGATAAAAAGCCGGTAGCAAAT encodes the following:
- a CDS encoding branched-chain amino acid aminotransferase, with amino-acid sequence MIDALEIQVTKVAKSKLNDLNLENIPFGKYFTDHMLEAEYADGEWKTVEIKPYQPLTLDPSTSVLHYGQAIFEGIKAYKNDNGEPFIFRPYDNFKRFNKSAVRMNMPEVPEEIFIEGMRQLIDIESDWIPALKEHSMYIRPFMISTDAMLGVKPSETYKFLVILSPGGPYYAQPMKIAVEEQYTRAAPGGVGFSKNAGNYGGSMRAATDAKAQGYDQVLWTDAVEHKWLQEVGMMNVFFVIDNVVVTPSLEEGTILEGVTRATAITLMKEAGYKVEERRVNIDELVEAYKAGKFTETFGTGTAAVIAPIRELKYKDFVMEFDINNFKISPEVKATLASIREGKTADTHNWLFKI